One Pomacea canaliculata isolate SZHN2017 linkage group LG9, ASM307304v1, whole genome shotgun sequence DNA segment encodes these proteins:
- the LOC112572302 gene encoding chymotrypsin-like protease CTRL-1, which translates to MQEPKSSIVAVLLCFHHIFSLTPVTGQPPSFSDEELRVIATLNLCRHFGGACGAGCERYIVHKWRLPLCANSNHKCCIPDTAYSGAPINTEATTTTTETTPETTTPPVTVSTTTAGQGSTSWVEYPSDNGEAASSAASLDECGSMNRTRRRKRIVGGSVSPPGAWPWLLALRSLIGAHACSGALIAQRWVVTAAHCFKQFASPGLWRMRVGEYNLLTSDENERDIEIANIFIYPGYRSRAPGEDNSTTTLYARYKHDLALVQLAEDARVEPICLPAGEAARVQNSTDSSDQDSQFRMTVLEHSGECWVAGWGFTRDATHDTQVLRQVDGVLVDSEECGDMWGTELEPDMICFGDGTRGPCAGDSGGPLSCWLDGRWYLGGVVSWGTEDCNITGYPSVFTRMAPFMNWVYRTIQQQEQQQ; encoded by the exons TGCGGGTCATCGCAACCTTGAACCTGTGTCGCCATTTTGGGGGCGCGTGCGGCGCCGGGTGTGAGCGGTACATCGTTCATAAATGGAGGCTCCCTCTGTGTGCCAACAGCAACCACAAGTGCTGCATACCTGACACAG CGTATAGCGGTGCACCCATCAACACTGAAGCAACCACCACGACAACAGAGACGACTCcagaaacaacaacaccaccgGTTACAGTGTCAACAACCACAGCAGGACAAGGATCCACATCGTGGGTAGAATATCCATCCGAcaatggagaagcagccagCAGCGCAGCATCTTTGG ACGAGTGTGGTTCCATGAACCGGACTCGCCGGAGGAAGAGGATAGTGGGAGGAAGTGTCTCCCCACCCGGTGCCTGGCCCTGGCTCCTGGCTCTCAGGTCCCTGATAGGGGCTCACGCGTGCTCCGGGGCTCTCATTGCCCAGCGCTGGGTGGTGACCGCTGCTCACTGCTTTAAACA GTTTGCGTCCCCTGGACTGTGGAGGATGCGGGTGGGTGAATACAATCTCCTAACATCGGACGAGAACGAACGAGACATCGAAATAGCGAATATTTTCATT TACCCTGGGTACAGGTCTCGCGCGCCTGGGGAGGACAACTCGACCACCACCTTATACGCTCGTTATAAACATGACTTGGCCCTCGTACAACTGGCGGAAGATGCGCGGGTGGAGCCCATCTGCCTGCCTGCTGGCGAGGCTGCCAGAGTTCAAAACTCAACTGACAGCAGTGACCAGGACTCACAGTTCCGCATGACTGTCCTGGAGCACAGCGGCGAATGCTGGGTAGCTGGCTGGGGATTCACCCGGG ACGCGACACACGACACACAGGTGCTCAGACAGGTGGACGGAGTCCTTGTGGACAGCGAGGAGTGCGGCGACATGTGGGGCACTGAGCTGGAGCCGGACATGATCTGCTTTGGGGACGGCACCCGGGGGCCGTGTGCT GGTGACTCTGGTGGACCCCTTTCTTGCTGGCTGGACGGGCGTTGGTATCTCGGTGGGGTGGTCTCTTGGGGTACTGAAGACTGCAACATCACCGGGTACCCGAGTGTCTTCACCCGCATGGCGCCTTTCATGAACTGGGTGTACAGGACCATTCAGCAGCAGGAACAGCAGCAATAG